A genomic window from Vanessa cardui chromosome Z, ilVanCard2.1, whole genome shotgun sequence includes:
- the LOC124543206 gene encoding tyrosine-protein phosphatase corkscrew-like isoform X1: MSKDSPRLSRLGVLAPAALSACMDASVLAVPAAGAIVSTVLKELSKAFMLKKWYHGIMSAKEAEHLMMEKGRNGSFLVRESQTHPGEYVLSVRVRGRVSHVMIRKQQHNKYDVGSGEQFDDLVGLIEHFRSYPMIETSGDVLRLLQPVSGTRLRTDDIHTKVQDMKNFQDAHHNTGFDGEFHSLKMMEDLHIFTTKEGLKPQNANKNRYRNILPYDQTRVKLRRSDDKGQSDYINASYIRTSQLIDPTGSVQSSNESLNSVNSLILRHDAKKAAPLVTKSLSDDALREVKRYIKMDKTNGNICRNIMKDKIYIATQGCLSNTTDDFWRMLWQEDVRVVAMITTEVEKGKKKCERYWPASGQEETYDELTVKSMSETCYEDYLVREFDVNDNNTCRTMYQYQYTSWPDHGTPVDSDGVLAFIEDINRRMYRISQEKDGPEQNVLCVHCSAGVGRTGTFIVLDMLIDKIKLSRFNCEIDVYDTVKLVRAQRSGMVQNKAQYRFLYLAVQNYIDNNNIKLKKKVYTSEA; the protein is encoded by the exons ATGGTACCATGGAATCATGTCTGCAAAGGAAGCGGAGCATTTGATGATGGAGAAGGGAAGGAACGGGTCGTTCTTGGTGCGCGAGTCACAGACGCACCCCGGCGAGTACGTGCTCTCTGTGCGAGTGCGCGGGCGCGTCAGCCACGTCATGATCAGGAAACAG CAGCATAACAAATACGACGTGGGCAGTGGCGAGCAGTTTGACGACTTAGTGGGGTTGATCGAACATTTTCGGTCGTACCCTATGATAGAAACGTCTGGCGACGTACTTCGCCTGTTACAACCTGTCAGCGGAACACGTCTCAGAACAGACGACATTCACACCAAAGTTCAG gatATGAAGAATTTTCAAGACGCTCACCACAATACAGGATTTGATGGAGAGTTTCATTCACTGAAAATGATGGAAGACTTACACATTTTCACGACAAAGGAGGGCTTGAAGCCGCAGAACGCGAACAAAAATCGATATCGCAACATATTGCCAT atgATCAGACCCGCGTAAAATTACGCAGAAGCGACGATAAAGGTCAATCAGATTACATAAATGCAAGTTACATTCGCACCTCCCAACTGATCGACCCAACCGGCTCAGTTCAGTCATCAAATGAAAGCCTGAACAGTGTTAATT cctTAATCCTCAGACATGATGCCAAAAAGGCAGCTCCATTGGTCACAAAGTCCTTATCGGACGATGCGCTGAGAGAGGTCAAGAGGTATATCAAAATGGACAAAACGAACGGCAATATATGTCGAAATATAA tgaaagataaaatatatatagccaCTCAGGGCTGCCTTTCCAACACAACAGATGACTTCTGGCGCATGTTGTGGCAAGAGGATGTGAGAGTGGTGGCAATGATCACAACTGAAGTTGAAAAGGGAAAG aaaaaatgcGAGCGTTATTGGCCCGCGTCCGGCCAGGAGGAGACATACGATGAGTTGACGGTGAAGTCGATGTCTGAAACGTGCTATGAGGACTATCTCGTCAGGGAGTTCGATGTCAACGACAACAACACCTGCCGGACAATGTACCAGTACCAGTACACG aGCTGGCCCGATCACGGTACGCCAGTCGACTCAGATGGCGTCTTGGCTTTTATAGAAGACATAAACAGGCGAATGTATAGGATCTCACAGGAGAAAGATGGTCCAGAACAG AATGTACTGTGTGTGCACTGCTCAGCGGGCGTTGGCAGAACTGGTACTTTCATAGTCCTGGATATGCTGATTGACAAGATAAAACtatcaa GATTTAATTGTGAAATAGACGTATACGACACGGTAAAGTTGGTGCGGGCGCAGCGCAGTGGGATGGTCCAGAATAAGGCGCAGTACAGATTCCTTTACCTGGCTGTACAGAATTatattgataacaataatataaaattaaaaaagaag GTGTATACTTCCGAAGCTTAA
- the LOC124543206 gene encoding tyrosine-protein phosphatase corkscrew-like isoform X2 — MSKDSPRLSRLGVLAPAALSACMDASVLAVPAAGAIVSTVLKELSKAFMLKKWYHGIMSAKEAEHLMMEKGRNGSFLVRESQTHPGEYVLSVRVRGRVSHVMIRKQHNKYDVGSGEQFDDLVGLIEHFRSYPMIETSGDVLRLLQPVSGTRLRTDDIHTKVQDMKNFQDAHHNTGFDGEFHSLKMMEDLHIFTTKEGLKPQNANKNRYRNILPYDQTRVKLRRSDDKGQSDYINASYIRTSQLIDPTGSVQSSNESLNSVNSLILRHDAKKAAPLVTKSLSDDALREVKRYIKMDKTNGNICRNIMKDKIYIATQGCLSNTTDDFWRMLWQEDVRVVAMITTEVEKGKKKCERYWPASGQEETYDELTVKSMSETCYEDYLVREFDVNDNNTCRTMYQYQYTSWPDHGTPVDSDGVLAFIEDINRRMYRISQEKDGPEQNVLCVHCSAGVGRTGTFIVLDMLIDKIKLSRFNCEIDVYDTVKLVRAQRSGMVQNKAQYRFLYLAVQNYIDNNNIKLKKKVYTSEA, encoded by the exons ATGGTACCATGGAATCATGTCTGCAAAGGAAGCGGAGCATTTGATGATGGAGAAGGGAAGGAACGGGTCGTTCTTGGTGCGCGAGTCACAGACGCACCCCGGCGAGTACGTGCTCTCTGTGCGAGTGCGCGGGCGCGTCAGCCACGTCATGATCAGGAAACAG CATAACAAATACGACGTGGGCAGTGGCGAGCAGTTTGACGACTTAGTGGGGTTGATCGAACATTTTCGGTCGTACCCTATGATAGAAACGTCTGGCGACGTACTTCGCCTGTTACAACCTGTCAGCGGAACACGTCTCAGAACAGACGACATTCACACCAAAGTTCAG gatATGAAGAATTTTCAAGACGCTCACCACAATACAGGATTTGATGGAGAGTTTCATTCACTGAAAATGATGGAAGACTTACACATTTTCACGACAAAGGAGGGCTTGAAGCCGCAGAACGCGAACAAAAATCGATATCGCAACATATTGCCAT atgATCAGACCCGCGTAAAATTACGCAGAAGCGACGATAAAGGTCAATCAGATTACATAAATGCAAGTTACATTCGCACCTCCCAACTGATCGACCCAACCGGCTCAGTTCAGTCATCAAATGAAAGCCTGAACAGTGTTAATT cctTAATCCTCAGACATGATGCCAAAAAGGCAGCTCCATTGGTCACAAAGTCCTTATCGGACGATGCGCTGAGAGAGGTCAAGAGGTATATCAAAATGGACAAAACGAACGGCAATATATGTCGAAATATAA tgaaagataaaatatatatagccaCTCAGGGCTGCCTTTCCAACACAACAGATGACTTCTGGCGCATGTTGTGGCAAGAGGATGTGAGAGTGGTGGCAATGATCACAACTGAAGTTGAAAAGGGAAAG aaaaaatgcGAGCGTTATTGGCCCGCGTCCGGCCAGGAGGAGACATACGATGAGTTGACGGTGAAGTCGATGTCTGAAACGTGCTATGAGGACTATCTCGTCAGGGAGTTCGATGTCAACGACAACAACACCTGCCGGACAATGTACCAGTACCAGTACACG aGCTGGCCCGATCACGGTACGCCAGTCGACTCAGATGGCGTCTTGGCTTTTATAGAAGACATAAACAGGCGAATGTATAGGATCTCACAGGAGAAAGATGGTCCAGAACAG AATGTACTGTGTGTGCACTGCTCAGCGGGCGTTGGCAGAACTGGTACTTTCATAGTCCTGGATATGCTGATTGACAAGATAAAACtatcaa GATTTAATTGTGAAATAGACGTATACGACACGGTAAAGTTGGTGCGGGCGCAGCGCAGTGGGATGGTCCAGAATAAGGCGCAGTACAGATTCCTTTACCTGGCTGTACAGAATTatattgataacaataatataaaattaaaaaagaag GTGTATACTTCCGAAGCTTAA